One segment of Bradyrhizobium sp. CB2312 DNA contains the following:
- a CDS encoding efflux RND transporter permease subunit: MAFTELFIKRPVLSVVVSCLILLIGVRAATVLPIRQYPKLSNTVVNITTSYPGASADTIQGFITTPLEQAVASAEGVDYVISSSVLGTSTIQVYIKLNFDPNEALTEVLSKVNSVKYLIPKESNDPVVTKSSGQATAVMYIAFSSEELAASAISDYLSRVVQPAMSTVDGVAAADILGGQSFAMRLWLDTAKMAGHGVSPAEVSAALAANNFQAAAGQTKGYFTISDVTANTDLRSVDDFKRMIVKSNDGGFVRIADIAIVELAAQTTDTSVTINGEHAVFIGVRASPQGNPLNIARGVRALFPEMERNLPPSLKMNVAYDSTKFIQSSLDEVEKTLIQAVVIVVAVIFLFLASLRSVIIPVVTIPLSLVGVCSMMLALGFSFNLLTFLAMVLAIGLVVDDAIVVVENIHRHLEEGAPPLEAAIRGAHEIVGPVVSMTITLAAVYAPIGFLGGLTGALFREFAFTLAGAVIVSGVIALILSPMMCSVFLRRAEGGRFATFVNRGFSTMTRWYGRKLDRSLDYRPITGLFALTMLGLVGFLYVNTSKELAPEEDQGIVFALTKAPRYANIDYLDYYGTKLEHALQKFPETDLSFVLNGVGGQQSGMAGMLLKAWDERKRSSILLKSLLQAELSKIEGINAFAFSLPPLPGGSDGLPVQMVINSTFDFQSVYEQMSKLKEAAQKSGLFMVSDSDLEFNRPVVRIKVDRSKANELGITMQTIGNALATLLGGNYVNRFNLQGRSYEVIPQVPREERLAPQAIGSYYVKTAGGSMLPLSTVVSIETATDPNALTHYNQLNCATFQAVPMPGVTIGQAVDFLEAEAKKLPAGFSHDFLADARQYVHEGNQLAIAFAFALIIIFLVLAAQFESLRDPLIILISVPMAIVGALIPPFFGWATMNIYTQIGLLTLVGLISKHGILMVEFANELQLKERLNRRSAIEMAARVRLRPILMTTAAMVTGFIPLMTATGAGAASRFSIGLVLVAGMSVGTLFTLFVLPAVYVAIASDHRADASSGRAKIAADLDLTGAADAQMAKQ; this comes from the coding sequence ATGGCATTTACCGAGCTTTTCATCAAACGTCCGGTATTGTCTGTCGTCGTTAGTTGCCTGATCTTACTGATCGGCGTTCGCGCGGCCACGGTACTGCCGATCCGGCAATATCCCAAGCTATCTAATACGGTCGTCAATATCACTACTTCCTATCCTGGGGCCTCGGCCGACACGATCCAGGGGTTCATCACCACTCCCCTGGAGCAGGCAGTCGCTTCCGCCGAGGGCGTCGACTACGTTATTTCCTCATCGGTGCTCGGTACCTCCACGATCCAAGTCTACATCAAGCTCAATTTTGATCCCAATGAAGCGCTCACCGAGGTGCTCTCCAAAGTAAACTCAGTTAAATACTTAATTCCGAAGGAATCAAACGATCCGGTCGTCACTAAGTCGTCCGGTCAGGCCACCGCTGTCATGTATATCGCCTTCTCCAGCGAGGAACTGGCGGCCAGCGCGATCTCCGACTACCTCTCGCGCGTTGTGCAGCCCGCTATGTCAACGGTCGACGGCGTCGCAGCGGCAGACATCCTGGGCGGCCAGAGCTTTGCGATGCGGCTATGGCTCGATACCGCGAAAATGGCAGGGCACGGCGTGTCGCCGGCCGAAGTGTCGGCTGCACTCGCCGCTAACAACTTCCAGGCCGCGGCCGGCCAGACCAAGGGCTATTTCACTATCTCCGATGTCACGGCAAACACGGATCTGCGGAGTGTCGATGACTTCAAGCGCATGATCGTCAAATCCAATGACGGTGGCTTTGTGCGCATAGCGGACATTGCGATAGTCGAGCTTGCCGCGCAGACCACTGACACTAGCGTCACTATAAACGGCGAGCACGCGGTCTTTATCGGCGTCCGAGCAAGCCCGCAAGGCAATCCGCTAAACATAGCGCGAGGCGTTCGGGCGCTGTTTCCAGAAATGGAGCGTAACCTGCCGCCGTCACTGAAGATGAACGTGGCCTACGACTCCACTAAATTCATTCAATCGTCGCTCGATGAGGTGGAGAAGACGCTCATCCAAGCCGTCGTGATCGTGGTGGCGGTAATCTTCCTTTTCCTGGCGTCGCTGCGGTCGGTCATCATTCCTGTGGTCACTATTCCGCTCTCGCTTGTTGGTGTCTGCAGCATGATGCTGGCGCTGGGGTTTTCATTCAATCTCCTGACGTTCCTTGCGATGGTTCTCGCAATCGGTCTCGTGGTCGATGACGCGATCGTTGTGGTGGAGAACATTCATCGCCATTTGGAAGAAGGTGCGCCGCCTCTAGAGGCTGCTATAAGGGGCGCGCACGAAATCGTCGGCCCCGTCGTCTCCATGACGATTACCTTGGCTGCGGTATATGCTCCAATCGGGTTTCTCGGCGGCCTCACTGGCGCGCTGTTCCGCGAGTTTGCGTTTACGCTGGCAGGAGCGGTGATCGTGTCGGGCGTGATTGCTTTGATCCTATCGCCGATGATGTGCTCGGTCTTCCTGAGGCGCGCAGAGGGGGGGCGGTTTGCAACATTTGTGAACCGCGGGTTCAGCACCATGACACGATGGTACGGCCGAAAGCTCGACCGCTCGCTCGACTATCGTCCGATTACCGGCCTGTTTGCGCTGACCATGCTGGGCCTCGTCGGCTTTCTTTATGTGAATACTTCCAAGGAACTCGCACCCGAGGAGGATCAAGGTATCGTATTCGCTTTAACCAAGGCGCCGAGATACGCCAATATCGACTACCTCGATTATTACGGCACCAAGCTCGAACACGCGCTCCAAAAATTCCCAGAGACCGATTTGAGCTTTGTACTCAATGGTGTTGGCGGCCAGCAGAGTGGCATGGCCGGCATGTTGCTCAAGGCATGGGACGAGCGCAAGCGCTCATCGATCTTGCTTAAGTCGCTCCTCCAGGCCGAGCTGTCCAAAATTGAAGGCATCAACGCGTTTGCCTTTAGTTTGCCGCCACTTCCGGGCGGTTCGGATGGCCTACCAGTGCAGATGGTGATCAATTCGACGTTTGACTTCCAATCCGTCTACGAGCAGATGTCGAAGCTGAAGGAAGCCGCGCAGAAGAGCGGTCTATTCATGGTGAGCGACTCCGACCTCGAGTTCAACCGGCCGGTGGTGCGAATCAAGGTTGATCGATCCAAGGCCAACGAGCTTGGCATCACCATGCAGACCATCGGAAACGCGCTCGCCACCTTACTCGGCGGAAACTACGTCAACCGCTTCAATTTGCAGGGCCGCTCCTACGAGGTGATCCCGCAGGTGCCCCGCGAAGAACGCCTGGCGCCGCAAGCAATCGGGAGCTATTATGTGAAGACTGCGGGGGGCTCGATGCTTCCGCTTTCGACCGTAGTCTCCATCGAGACTGCAACCGATCCGAACGCGCTCACCCACTACAATCAGCTCAACTGCGCGACCTTTCAGGCTGTGCCGATGCCCGGCGTCACGATCGGTCAGGCTGTGGACTTCCTGGAAGCGGAGGCGAAGAAACTGCCCGCAGGCTTCAGTCACGACTTCCTTGCCGACGCGCGCCAATATGTGCACGAGGGTAACCAACTGGCCATTGCCTTTGCATTTGCACTCATAATCATATTCTTGGTGCTTGCGGCGCAGTTCGAAAGTCTGCGCGATCCCCTCATCATCCTGATCAGCGTGCCGATGGCAATCGTCGGCGCCTTGATCCCGCCATTCTTTGGCTGGGCGACGATGAACATCTACACCCAGATCGGACTGTTGACACTGGTCGGGTTAATTTCCAAGCACGGCATCCTGATGGTTGAGTTCGCCAATGAGCTGCAGCTCAAAGAGAGACTTAACCGTCGCTCGGCTATAGAGATGGCGGCGCGCGTCCGACTGCGTCCGATCTTGATGACCACTGCGGCGATGGTCACGGGCTTCATACCCCTGATGACCGCAACGGGAGCTGGCGCCGCGAGTCGCTTCTCGATCGGGCTCGTGCTCGTCGCGGGCATGTCTGTGGGCACGCTGTTCACGCTCTTCGTGCTGCCGGCGGTCTATGTCGCGATCGCGTCCGATCATCGTGCCGATGCGAGCTCCGGCCGCGCGAAGATCGCTGCCGATCTCGACCTCACCGGCGCTGCTGATGCCCAGATGGCCAAGCAATGA